Sequence from the Halobaculum rubrum genome:
GGCTTCGCCGCCGGGAAACGCCTGTGTGAGGAGGTGGAACTCATCTCGTTTCTCGCGAACATCGGCGACGCCCGCTCGCTGCTCATTCACCCGGCGAGCACGACCCACGCACAGCTCACCGAGGCGGAACAGGCGGCTGCGGGCGTGAGCCCGGACCTGCTGCGCCTGTCGGTCGGGATCGAGGACCCCGCGGACATCGTGACCGACCTCGACCGCGCCATCGCGGAGGCGACGCGATGACCGCCGTCGAGTCGGTCGGCGAGTTCCGGTTCGAGTGCGGTGAGTCGGTCGACGACCTCGAACTCGCGTACGAGACGTACGGGGAGTTCGACGGGGGCACGGCGGGAACCGCCGCGAGCGAGCGGACGGAGTCCGCGAGCAACGCGGTCCTCGTCTGCCACGCGCTCACCGGGAGCCAGCACGTCTCGAACGCACCCCGCAGCGAGGACCACGACGCCGGCGCGGTGGACGGGAGCGACGCGGGCGACGACGGCGACACGGGCGTCCAGACGGCCGGCCAGGCCCGCGCGTGGTGGGACGACGTGGTCGGACCGGGGAAGGCCATCGACACGACCGAGTACTACGTCGTCTGCGTGAACGTCCCCGGCTCCTGTTACGGCTCCTCCGGCCCGCCGTCCGAGGGGCCGGACGGCGAGCCGTGGGGTACCGACTTCCCGCCCGTCACCGTCGGTGACTGGACGCGCGCACAGCGGCGGCTGCTCGACCGTCTCGGCGTCGGCCGCCTACACGCCGTCGTCGGCGGCAGCGTCGGCGGCATGAACGCGCTCGACTGGGCGAAGCGCTTCCCGGACGACGTGCGCCGCGTGGCCGCCGTCGCGACGGCCGCGCGCCTCGACACGCAATGCCTCTCGCTCGACGCCATCGCCCGCCGCGCGATCACTACCGACCCGAACTGGAACGGCGGCGACTACTACGGCGCCGACCGGCCGAACCCCGACGACGGCCTCGCACAAGCCCGTCGGATCGGCCACGTGATGTACCTCTCGAAGGCATCGATGGGCCGGAAGTTCGGCCGCCGCGCGGCGGGCCGGGGCGCCTTCGGCGACGCTCCGGCGGACCCGACGGATCGGTTCTTCCCGTATCGCGAGGTCGAGTCGTACCTCGATTACAACGCCGACTCGTTCACCGGCCGGTTCGACGCCAACAGCTACCTCTATCTCACGCGGGCGATGGACGAGTACGACCTCGGGGCGGACTACGGCTCCGACGCGGAGGCGCTGGCTGCGTACGAGGGAGAGTTGCTCGCGCTGTCGTTCACGGGGGACTGGCACTTCACCGTCGAACAGTCGCGTGCGCTCGCGGACGCCGCCCGCGACGTGGACGTGCCGACGGCACACCACGTCGTCGAGTCGGACCACGGCCACGACGCGTTTCTCGTCGAACCCGAGTCGGTCGGACCGCCGCTGCGCGATTTCCTCGCCGACGGCGTCGGCGGACGCGCCCTCCGCGACGAGGGGGACGACCGCGACGATCGCGGTGGCTCGGGCGGCCACTCCGGCGATCCCGACCGCGCGCCGGTCCACGCGAGCCTGTTCCCGGGGTAGTCCTGCGGCTCGAACGGGGCGGTGGCGTCACGAACGCCGGCGAATTTCCGTGGCGACGGCAGTGCTTAGCCGTCGGCCTCGGTACGAGCGAACGAGATGTCCGACGAAGACACCGACGACTACGGCTTCTGGACGCGCAGCGTCCACGAGGGCGCGGACCCCGACCCGACGACGGGCGCGCGGGCGCCGCCGATCCACCAGACGACCTCCTACGTGTTCGACGACGCCGACCACGCGGCGCGGCTGTTCGCGCTGGAGGAGGAGGGGTACATCTACAGCCGGCTGCTCAATCCGACGGTGGCACGGCTGGGCGAGCGGCTCGCGTCGCTGGAGGGGGGCGTGGGCGCCGTGCCGACGAGCTCCGGGATGGCGTCGTTCGATCTCGCGACGTTCCTGCTCGCGTCCGCCGGCGACAACATCGTCTCGTCGTCGTCGCTGTACGGCGGGACGTACACCTACCTCACGCACACGGTGGAGCGCCGGGGAGTCGAAACCAGGTTCGTCGATACCCTCGACTACGACACCTACGCGGAGGCGATCGACGGCGACACGGCGTTCGTCCACCTGGAGACGATCGGCAATCCGGCGCTCGTCACGCCCGATATCGAGCGGATCGCCGACATCGCCCACGAGCACGGCGTGCCGCTGTTCGTCGACAACACGTTCGCCACGCCGTATCTCTGCCGGCCGATCGAGCACGGCGCCGACCTCGTGTGGGAGTCGACGACGAAGTGGATCCACGGCTCCGGATCGACCGTGGGCGGCGTGCTCGTCGACGGCGGCTCGTTCCCGTGGGGCGAGCACGCCGAGCGCTTCCCGGAGCTGGGCGCCGACAACCCCGCATACCACGGCGTCAACTTCGCCGAGCGCTTCGGAGAGACCGCGCTCACGTACGGTGCCATCGCTCGCGGCCTGCGCGACCTGGGGAGCGCGCAGTCGCCGTTCGACGCCTGGGCGACGATGCAGAAGCTTGAGTCGCTGCCGATGCGGATGGAGCGCCACTGCGCGAACGCCCAGCACGTTGCCGAGCACCTCGCCGACCACCCGGCCGTCGAGTGGGTGACGTACCCTGGGCTCCCGGACCACGAGACCCACGCGGAGGCGTCGGAGTATCTCGACGGCGGCTACGGCGGCATGATCGCCTTCGGGCTGGCCGACGGCTACGAGGCAGCGCGCGGAACCGTGGAGAACACGGAACTCGCGTCGCTGCTGGCGAACGTCGGCGACGCCAAGACGCTCGTCATCCACCCCGCGAGCACCACTCACCAGCAGCTCACCGAGGAGGAGCAACTGGCCGCGGGCGTCACCAGTGACATGGTTCGGCTCTCGGTCGGCGTGGAGGATCCCGCGGACATCGTGACCGACCTCGACCGTGCCATCGCCGAGGCGACGCGATAGCTGCTGCTCCGAAGGGGCTGACAGGCGGCCTGTGTGACTGATCGAAATCGCCCGGGGATCGATCGATTCACGTCCGCACGCCGACGGTCGGACCGCGCACCCGCCTCGCCGTCGGCGACAGGTCTCAGCGTCGCATCGTCGGTGCTGGTCCCGGCATCGGATTTGAACCCTCGCCCGCCGGGCGGGGCGTCGGTCGGGCGCGCGCGGCCGTCTCCCCTCCCGCGGCGGCAACGTTTTACTGCCGGTCGGTCGACGAATCGGGTATGGACTACCGGGAAGTCGAGGTCGCCGGCGAGTACATGGCGAGTCTGGACAACGGCGCCGACTGGCGCGAGGAGATCGAGTCGCTCGCCGACGAGGTGGATGCGGACGCCGCGTGGTTCAACGCCATGGGCGCCGTCCAGGACGCCGAGGTGTGGTTCTACGACCAGGACGACCAGGAGTATCAGTCGGTGACGTTCGACGAGCCGCTTGAGGTCGCCGCCTGTGTCGGCAACATCGCGCTGCTGGAGGGCGACCGCTTCGCGCACACCCACGCGGTGCTGTCGCGCCGCAGCGGGCAGGCGCTGGCGGGCCACCTGAACGCGGGGACCGTGTTCGCGGGCGAGGTGTATCTCCGCGCGTTCGAGGAGCCGCTGGAACGCGAGCACGACGCGGTGACGGACCTGGACCTCTGGCTGTAGGGGGTGCGGCCGGGACCCCGCCGGCGACGACGAACCGCTTATCACCCTCCCCCGCACAGGAAGGTGACGTGCACAGACGACCCCGACACGCGAGCCGAGGCGACGCGTTCGTCGCCGGCGTGACGCCGGCTCCGGGGCCGTCACCGACGACGCGACCGCGGTACTGGACGACGGGAGAGGCGACCGATGAGGCGAGCGGGCGGGCGACTGCCGACGGGGCGAGCGGGAAAGCGACGGAGGAGACGACATGAGACCGGACGACGAGCGCTACTTCACACGGATCGAGGACAGGCTGGACGAGGCGTTCGAGCGCGCCGAGGCCGCGAAGGCGCAGGGGAAGGATCCCGAGACGGAGATCGAGATCCCCGTCGCCCGCGACATGGCCGACCGCGTCGAGAACATCCTCGGCATCCCCGGCGTCGCCGAGCGCGTCCGCGAACTGGAGGAGGAGTTCTCCCGCGAGGAGGCCGCCCTCGAACTCGTCACCGACTTCGTGGAGGGCACCGTCGGCGACTTCGACTCGCGGGCGGGCAAGATCGAGGGCGCCGTACGGACCGCCGTCGCCCTGCTCACCGAGGGGGTCGTCGCCGCGCCCATCGAGGGGATCGACCGCGTCGAGATCCTCGAGAACGACGACGGCACCGAGTTCATCAACGTCTACTACGCCGGCCCGATCCGCTCGGCCGGCGGGACCGCGCAGGCGCTGTCGGTGCTCGTGGGCGACTACGCCCGCGCGCTGTTGGGCATCGAGGAGTACCGCGCCCGCGACGACGAGGTCGAACGCTACGCCGAGGAGATCGGCCTCTACGACAAGGAGACCGGCCTTCAGTACACGCCGAAGGACAAGGAGACGAAGTTCATCGCCGATCACATGCCGATCATGCTGGACGGGGAGGCCACCGGCGACGAGGAGGTCTCCGGGTTCCGCGACCTCGAACGGGTGGACACCAACAACGCCCGCGGCGGGATGTGTCTCGTCCTCGCGGAGGGGATCGCGCTCAAGGCCCCCAAGATCCAGCGCTACACCCGCCAACTCGACGAAGTCGACTGGCCGTGGCTCCAGGACCTCATCGACGGCACGTACTACGACGCGAGCGATGACGCGGCCGACGACGACACCGACGGGGCCGGCAACGACACCGAGGACCGTGAGGAGGCCGCCAGCGACGGTGAGGACGGGAACGAGGGCGACGCCGACGGGGCCGTCGAGGACGACGGACCGGACGGCCCGCTCCGCCCCGACCCCTCCAAGAAGTTCCTTCGGGACCTGATCGCCGGGCGACCCGTCTTCGGCCACCCCTCCGAGTCGGGCGGATTCCGGCTTCGGTACGGCCGCGCGCGCAACCACGGCTTCGCGACTGCCGGCGTCCACCCGGCAACGATGCATATCGTCGACGACTTCCTCGCGACGGGGACCCAGATCAAGACCGAGCGCCCCGGGAAGGCCGGGGGCGTGGTACCCGTCGACTCCATCGACGGGCCGACGGTCAGGCTGGCGAACGGCGACGTGCGCCGCATCGACGACCCGGCGGAGGCCAAGGAGGTCAGAAACGGCGTCGAGGAGGTGCTCGATCTGGGCGAGTACCTCGTCAACTTCGGCGAGTTCATCGAGAACAACCACCCGCTCGCGCCAGCCTCCTACGTTCGCGAGTGGTGGGAACAGGACCTCGCCGAGGCGGGAGCGGATCTCCAGGCGCTGGAGGACGACCTCACCACGGACCTCGACAACCCCGACGCCGAGCAGGCGCTCGCGTGGGTCGACGAGTACGACGCCCCGCTGCACCCCGCCTACACGTACTGCTGGCACGACATCTCCGTCGCGGAGTACGACGCGGTCGCCGACGCGGTCGCCGCCGGCGAGGTCACCGGCGACCTGCTCGTCGTCGAGCACACCGACACGGTGCGCCCCGCGCTGGAGACGCTGCTCGTCGAGCACACCCAGACCGAGGACGCCCTCCGTATCCCCGACTTCCGTCCGCTGCTCCGGCAACTCGGGGTCACGGACGGCCTCCGGCGCGAGTGGACGCCGGAGGATCTCTCCGATGAGGCGCGCGAGTGGGACGGCGGCGACAACGCCATCCGAGCGGTCAACGAGGTGACCGACTTCGAGGTCCGCGAGCGCGCGCCGACCCGGATCGGCAACCGGATGGGGCGCCCGGAGAAGTCCGAGAGCCGCGACCTCTCGCCGGCGGTCCACACGCTGTTTCCGATCACGGAGCTCGGCGGCAACCAGCGCTCCATCGGCGAGGCGGCCCGGAACCGGACGGACAAGGGGAAGGGCGTCTACGACGTGCTGGTCGGCGAGCGGGAGTGCCCCGACTGCGGCGAGCACACGTTCAAACCCGAGTGTCCCGGCTGCGGCGCACACACCGAGCCCTACTACGAGTGCGACGAGTGCGGGACGCTGTGCGAGCCGGACGAGTCCGGCCGCGTCGAGTGCCCCCGCTGCGAACGCGAGGTGGAGAGCCCCGACTGGCACGAGATCGACCTCAACGACGAGTACTGGTCGGCGCTGGAGCGGACCGACGAACGCGAGGCGAGCTTCGAGATCCTGAAGGGCGTCAAGGGGCTGTCCTCCGCGGATAAGACACCCGAGCCCATCGAGAAGGGGATCTTCCGGGCGAAACACGGCGTCACGTCGTTCAAGGACGGGACGGTTCGCTACGACATGACCGACCTCCCGGTCACGTCGGTCCGGCCGGAGGAACTGGACGTGACGGCCGACCACTTCCGGGAGCTGGGCTACGAGACCGACATCGACGGCGAGCCGCTCGTCCACGACGACCAGCTTATCGAGCTGAAGGTGCAGGACATCGTGCTCTCGGACGGCGCCGCCGAGCACATGATGAAGACGGCCGACTTCGTCGACGAACTCCTCACCGACTTCTACGGGCTGGAGCCGTTCTACGAGGTGAACGAGCGCGACGACCTCGTGGGCGAGTTGGTGTTCGGGATGGCGCCCCACACGAGCGCGGCCGTGGTCGGTCGGGTCGTGGGGTTCACGAGCGCGGCCGTCGGCTACGCGCACCCGTATTTTCACGCGGCCAAGCGTCGGAACTGCTTCCACCCGGAGACGAAGCTCTGGTACCGCGATGAGGCCGACGAGTGGCACCACGGCCGGATCGACGAGTTCGTCGAGGCGCGGCTGGATGATCTCGAGGAAGACGATTTCGGGACGCTCGTGTCTGAACTCGACGGCGACGTGTTTGTCCCGTCGGTGACGGAGGACGGCGAGGAGTTACTGAAGCCGGTCGAAGCGGTGTCGAAGCACGTCGCGCCCGACCACATGGTCCGTGTGGAAACGCGAAGCGGACGGGAGATCACGGTGACGCCGGATCACGAGATGCACGTGTTCGACGGTGAAGAGATCCGGTCGAAGGCAGCGAGGGATCTAAGTGAGGACGATCACGTCGTCAAGCCGGCACACCTCGACAGCGTCAGAGCAAGTGGTACCGAGACGTTCGATCTTCTCGGGGAGTTCATCGATTCCGAGGCGGTCGGTAACGACCGGTTGATGATAAAGGGGCTGGAAAAGGACGAACTCTATGACCTGTTCACGGACCGGTTGGCAGATGAGTGGGACGGCCGGTTCTACCCGTTGAAGAGTACCGCCGAATACCTCGGGCTCTCGAAGAAGGGGCTAAGCAACTATCTCTACCGGAGAAGCCTTCCTGCGGAACTCCTGCTGGAGTTATTTGACTCGGTCGAGGAGATGCTTGATTTCGTTCCGTTCGAGGCGAAGCTCGGCGTGAAGCGAGATTCGGCAGAGGTCGACAGACACGTCGAAGTGAGCGAGCGGGTCGCGACGCTCCTCGGATACTACGCCGCCGAGGGATTCGCGCGGGAGCAGGAGACGCCCAAAGGCACGATCCATCAGACGACGATCTGTGGAACCGAAGCGCAGGCGCGTGACTTCTACGTCGATGTTCTTCGCGAGGAGTTCGGCGTCAACCCGTACTGCGAGAATGAGGCGAAGATTACGGCCTCGGGCAGGTTACTCCGTGCGTTCTTCGACAGTATCCTCGACGCGGGAGTTCGTGCCGAGACTAAACGCGTCCCGCAGTGCGTGTTCGACGCCGACGAACGGATCGTTGAAGCATACCTCAGCGGCTACTTCAGCGGCGATGGAACTGCCGAGTGCAACGCGGCCGTCGTGTCCGCAACCACGGTGAGTCCGGAACTGAAAGAGGACCTAATCGCGCTACTCTCGCGGCTCGGCATCGTCGGTCGTGTCGACATCGAGGATCCGGTGCCGCTTCACACGAAGTTCCCCGACTACTATGCGGTCGACGACCCCTCACGGTCGGCCCGGAGTTACGTTCTCCGTGTCAGTTCCGAAGACGCCGTTACCTTCTCCGATCGTGTCGGATTCCACCTCGACCGGAAACACGACCGACTGCGTGAACAGATAGAAAACAGAGCGACGACACCACGGCGCGCGTTCGACGGTGGCGGAGAGGACGCGCTCGTTGAGTCCGTTGCAACGGTGGAATACGTCGATTCGAACACCGACTACACCTACTGCCTCACCGTCGAGGACACCCACTCGCTCGTTGCCAACGACCTATCACAGAA
This genomic interval carries:
- a CDS encoding O-acetylhomoserine aminocarboxypropyltransferase/cysteine synthase family protein, which codes for MSDEDTDDYGFWTRSVHEGADPDPTTGARAPPIHQTTSYVFDDADHAARLFALEEEGYIYSRLLNPTVARLGERLASLEGGVGAVPTSSGMASFDLATFLLASAGDNIVSSSSLYGGTYTYLTHTVERRGVETRFVDTLDYDTYAEAIDGDTAFVHLETIGNPALVTPDIERIADIAHEHGVPLFVDNTFATPYLCRPIEHGADLVWESTTKWIHGSGSTVGGVLVDGGSFPWGEHAERFPELGADNPAYHGVNFAERFGETALTYGAIARGLRDLGSAQSPFDAWATMQKLESLPMRMERHCANAQHVAEHLADHPAVEWVTYPGLPDHETHAEASEYLDGGYGGMIAFGLADGYEAARGTVENTELASLLANVGDAKTLVIHPASTTHQQLTEEEQLAAGVTSDMVRLSVGVEDPADIVTDLDRAIAEATR
- the metX gene encoding homoserine O-acetyltransferase MetX, encoding MTAVESVGEFRFECGESVDDLELAYETYGEFDGGTAGTAASERTESASNAVLVCHALTGSQHVSNAPRSEDHDAGAVDGSDAGDDGDTGVQTAGQARAWWDDVVGPGKAIDTTEYYVVCVNVPGSCYGSSGPPSEGPDGEPWGTDFPPVTVGDWTRAQRRLLDRLGVGRLHAVVGGSVGGMNALDWAKRFPDDVRRVAAVATAARLDTQCLSLDAIARRAITTDPNWNGGDYYGADRPNPDDGLAQARRIGHVMYLSKASMGRKFGRRAAGRGAFGDAPADPTDRFFPYREVESYLDYNADSFTGRFDANSYLYLTRAMDEYDLGADYGSDAEALAAYEGELLALSFTGDWHFTVEQSRALADAARDVDVPTAHHVVESDHGHDAFLVEPESVGPPLRDFLADGVGGRALRDEGDDRDDRGGSGGHSGDPDRAPVHASLFPG
- a CDS encoding PPC domain-containing DNA-binding protein yields the protein MDYREVEVAGEYMASLDNGADWREEIESLADEVDADAAWFNAMGAVQDAEVWFYDQDDQEYQSVTFDEPLEVAACVGNIALLEGDRFAHTHAVLSRRSGQALAGHLNAGTVFAGEVYLRAFEEPLEREHDAVTDLDLWL
- the polC gene encoding DNA polymerase II large subunit; the protein is MRPDDERYFTRIEDRLDEAFERAEAAKAQGKDPETEIEIPVARDMADRVENILGIPGVAERVRELEEEFSREEAALELVTDFVEGTVGDFDSRAGKIEGAVRTAVALLTEGVVAAPIEGIDRVEILENDDGTEFINVYYAGPIRSAGGTAQALSVLVGDYARALLGIEEYRARDDEVERYAEEIGLYDKETGLQYTPKDKETKFIADHMPIMLDGEATGDEEVSGFRDLERVDTNNARGGMCLVLAEGIALKAPKIQRYTRQLDEVDWPWLQDLIDGTYYDASDDAADDDTDGAGNDTEDREEAASDGEDGNEGDADGAVEDDGPDGPLRPDPSKKFLRDLIAGRPVFGHPSESGGFRLRYGRARNHGFATAGVHPATMHIVDDFLATGTQIKTERPGKAGGVVPVDSIDGPTVRLANGDVRRIDDPAEAKEVRNGVEEVLDLGEYLVNFGEFIENNHPLAPASYVREWWEQDLAEAGADLQALEDDLTTDLDNPDAEQALAWVDEYDAPLHPAYTYCWHDISVAEYDAVADAVAAGEVTGDLLVVEHTDTVRPALETLLVEHTQTEDALRIPDFRPLLRQLGVTDGLRREWTPEDLSDEAREWDGGDNAIRAVNEVTDFEVRERAPTRIGNRMGRPEKSESRDLSPAVHTLFPITELGGNQRSIGEAARNRTDKGKGVYDVLVGERECPDCGEHTFKPECPGCGAHTEPYYECDECGTLCEPDESGRVECPRCEREVESPDWHEIDLNDEYWSALERTDEREASFEILKGVKGLSSADKTPEPIEKGIFRAKHGVTSFKDGTVRYDMTDLPVTSVRPEELDVTADHFRELGYETDIDGEPLVHDDQLIELKVQDIVLSDGAAEHMMKTADFVDELLTDFYGLEPFYEVNERDDLVGELVFGMAPHTSAAVVGRVVGFTSAAVGYAHPYFHAAKRRNCFHPETKLWYRDEADEWHHGRIDEFVEARLDDLEEDDFGTLVSELDGDVFVPSVTEDGEELLKPVEAVSKHVAPDHMVRVETRSGREITVTPDHEMHVFDGEEIRSKAARDLSEDDHVVKPAHLDSVRASGTETFDLLGEFIDSEAVGNDRLMIKGLEKDELYDLFTDRLADEWDGRFYPLKSTAEYLGLSKKGLSNYLYRRSLPAELLLELFDSVEEMLDFVPFEAKLGVKRDSAEVDRHVEVSERVATLLGYYAAEGFAREQETPKGTIHQTTICGTEAQARDFYVDVLREEFGVNPYCENEAKITASGRLLRAFFDSILDAGVRAETKRVPQCVFDADERIVEAYLSGYFSGDGTAECNAAVVSATTVSPELKEDLIALLSRLGIVGRVDIEDPVPLHTKFPDYYAVDDPSRSARSYVLRVSSEDAVTFSDRVGFHLDRKHDRLREQIENRATTPRRAFDGGGEDALVESVATVEYVDSNTDYTYCLTVEDTHSLVANDLSQKQCDGDEDCVMLLMDGLLNFSKAFLPDQRGGQMDAPLVMSSRIDPSEIDDEAHNMDIVRQYPREFYEATLDMADPGEVEDLIRIGEDTLGTDDEYRGFDHTHDTTDIALGPDLSAYKTLGSMMDKMDAQLALARKLRAVDETDVAERVIEYHFLPDLIGNLRAFSRQETRCLDCGEKYRRMPLTGDCRECGGDMTLTVHRGSVNKYMDVALRVAEEFGCREYTIQRLEILERSLESVFENDKNKQGSIADFM